A single genomic interval of Terriglobales bacterium harbors:
- the ilvC gene encoding ketol-acid reductoisomerase, giving the protein MAKMYYDQDADLELIRKKKVAVIGYGSQGHAHALNLKDSGVAVRVGLHDASRSRKTAEAAGLEVVGVGPAAAWADVIMLLTPDTTQPELYAKCVAPQLKPGKMLMFAHGFNIRYGTIQPPKDVDVTMIAPKAPGHRVRELYLEGEGTPALLAVHQDATGQAKALALSYAKALGVTRAGVIETTFTEETETDLFGEQTVLCGGVSALVKAGFETLVEAGYQPEIAYFECMHELKLIVDLMYRGGLNYMRYSVSDTAEHGDYTGGPRIITEETRREMRQMLREIQDGTYAKKWIAENQQGRPWFKAQRAREQEQLLERVGAELRKMMPFLDAVNVRPDLQG; this is encoded by the coding sequence ATGGCGAAGATGTATTACGACCAGGACGCAGACCTGGAACTGATCCGCAAGAAGAAGGTGGCGGTCATCGGCTACGGCTCGCAGGGCCACGCCCACGCCCTCAACCTGAAAGACAGCGGGGTGGCGGTGCGCGTGGGCTTGCACGACGCCAGCCGCTCGCGCAAGACCGCCGAAGCCGCGGGCCTGGAGGTGGTGGGCGTTGGTCCGGCGGCGGCCTGGGCGGACGTCATCATGCTGCTCACGCCCGACACCACCCAGCCCGAGCTCTACGCCAAGTGCGTCGCGCCCCAGCTCAAGCCCGGCAAGATGCTGATGTTCGCCCACGGCTTCAACATCCGCTACGGCACCATCCAGCCGCCCAAAGACGTGGACGTCACCATGATCGCGCCCAAAGCGCCGGGGCACCGCGTCCGTGAGCTCTATCTCGAGGGCGAGGGCACGCCGGCGCTGCTCGCGGTCCACCAGGATGCCACCGGCCAGGCGAAGGCCCTGGCGCTCTCCTACGCCAAGGCGCTGGGCGTCACCCGCGCGGGGGTCATCGAGACCACCTTCACCGAAGAAACCGAGACCGACCTGTTCGGCGAGCAGACGGTGCTGTGCGGCGGCGTCAGCGCCCTGGTGAAGGCTGGCTTCGAGACCCTGGTCGAGGCGGGGTACCAGCCGGAGATCGCCTACTTCGAGTGCATGCACGAGCTGAAGCTGATCGTGGACCTGATGTACCGCGGCGGCCTCAACTACATGCGTTACTCGGTGAGCGACACCGCCGAGCACGGCGATTACACCGGCGGTCCGCGCATCATCACCGAGGAGACGCGCAGGGAGATGCGCCAGATGCTGCGCGAGATCCAGGACGGCACCTACGCCAAAAAGTGGATCGCGGAGAACCAGCAGGGCCGGCCGTGGTTCAAGGCCCAGCGCGCCCGCGAGCAGGAACAGTTGTTGGAGCGCGTCGGAGCGGAGTTGCGCAAGATGATGCCCTTCCTCGACGCGGTGAACGTCAGGCCAGATCTACAGGGGTGA
- the ilvB gene encoding biosynthetic-type acetolactate synthase large subunit: MKKTGAEIIWECLVREGVKHVFGYPGGAILPTYDAIWKYPVHHVLVRHEQGATHMADGYARASGEVGVAIATSGPGATNMVTGIATAMLDSSPIVCITGQVGSKLIGSDAFQEIDITGITLPITKHNALVTHPSEVARTLREAFHIARSGRPGPVLVDITKDAQQGSCDFDWHKAEPQLPGFRPPLACDPADFEKALTLIANAKRPLILAGHGLLLSGATEALRLFAEKADIPIAMTLLGIGCLSAHHPLNLGMMGMHGEAWVNHAIQEADLLIALGMRFDDRVTGNLKTYAKHAAKIHVEIDRAEINKNVKVDAALVGDVGRVLEQLVAEVDPGDHAEWLAHIRRSKGDCAVRDIQNLPDSGHLYAAHVINDLWRETGGHALVVSDVGQHQMWEAQYYHHTEPRSLITSGGLGTMGFALPAAIGAKFARPDAEVWVVVGDGGFQMTMAELATVAQEDIDIKIAVINNGYLGMVRQWQEFFYDRRYHATPLRNPDFVKLTEAFGLRAMAVRQRSEVGPAVQAAREHRGCCLIEFHVEKEDTVYPMVPAGADLHQMIRRPDPRVPATTEK; this comes from the coding sequence ATGAAAAAGACCGGTGCAGAGATCATCTGGGAATGCCTGGTGCGCGAGGGCGTGAAGCACGTCTTCGGTTATCCCGGCGGCGCCATTCTCCCGACCTACGACGCCATCTGGAAGTATCCGGTGCACCACGTGCTGGTCCGCCACGAGCAGGGCGCGACCCACATGGCCGACGGCTACGCCCGCGCCAGCGGCGAGGTGGGTGTGGCCATCGCCACGTCGGGGCCGGGCGCCACCAACATGGTCACCGGCATCGCCACCGCCATGCTCGACTCCTCCCCCATCGTTTGCATCACCGGCCAGGTGGGCAGCAAGCTGATCGGCTCCGACGCCTTCCAGGAGATCGATATCACCGGCATCACCCTCCCCATCACCAAGCACAACGCGCTGGTGACTCATCCCAGCGAGGTCGCACGGACCTTGCGCGAAGCCTTCCACATCGCCCGCTCCGGACGGCCGGGGCCGGTGCTGGTGGACATCACCAAGGACGCGCAGCAGGGCTCGTGCGACTTCGACTGGCACAAGGCGGAACCGCAACTGCCGGGCTTCCGTCCACCGCTGGCCTGCGATCCGGCGGACTTTGAGAAGGCCCTCACCCTGATCGCCAATGCCAAGCGCCCGCTCATCCTGGCGGGACACGGCCTCCTGCTCTCCGGCGCCACCGAGGCGCTGCGTCTGTTTGCGGAAAAGGCCGACATCCCGATCGCCATGACCTTGCTGGGCATCGGCTGCCTCTCCGCCCACCACCCCCTGAACCTGGGGATGATGGGCATGCACGGCGAAGCCTGGGTCAACCACGCCATCCAGGAAGCGGACCTGCTGATCGCCCTCGGCATGCGTTTCGACGACCGCGTGACTGGCAACCTGAAGACCTACGCCAAGCACGCTGCCAAGATCCACGTCGAGATCGACCGCGCCGAGATCAACAAGAACGTCAAGGTGGACGCCGCCTTGGTCGGCGATGTCGGCCGGGTGCTGGAGCAATTGGTGGCCGAGGTGGACCCCGGCGACCATGCCGAGTGGCTGGCGCACATCCGCCGCTCCAAGGGCGACTGCGCCGTGCGCGACATCCAGAACCTGCCCGACAGTGGCCACCTCTACGCCGCCCACGTCATCAATGACCTGTGGCGCGAGACCGGCGGCCACGCCCTGGTGGTCTCCGACGTCGGCCAGCACCAGATGTGGGAGGCGCAGTACTACCACCACACCGAGCCGCGCTCGCTCATCACCTCGGGCGGCCTGGGCACCATGGGGTTCGCCCTGCCCGCCGCCATCGGCGCCAAGTTCGCCCGGCCCGACGCCGAGGTCTGGGTGGTGGTCGGGGACGGCGGCTTCCAGATGACCATGGCGGAACTGGCCACCGTCGCCCAGGAAGACATCGACATCAAGATCGCCGTCATCAACAACGGCTACCTGGGCATGGTGCGGCAGTGGCAGGAATTCTTCTACGACCGCCGCTATCACGCCACCCCGCTCCGCAATCCCGACTTCGTGAAACTGACGGAAGCCTTCGGCCTGCGCGCCATGGCGGTGCGCCAGCGCTCGGAGGTCGGACCGGCGGTGCAGGCGGCGCGCGAACACCGGGGCTGCTGCCTGATCGAGTTCCATGTGGAGAAGGAAGACACGGTGTACCCGATGGTGCCGGCGGGCGCCGACCTGCACCAGATGATCCGGCGTCCCGATCCGCGGGTGCCGGCGACAACGGAGAAATGA
- a CDS encoding branched-chain amino acid transaminase, which produces MSQSSQYVWMNGKLLPYQEATLHFLTPGLHYGIGVFEGIRCYKTSDGPAIFRLGDHLERLLQSARVLGFIDLPFSLEELTEATKQVVAANGYVECYIRPLIYLAEGGWNLSLDSGVPHAGIAVWKWSSYLGEEALQKGVRANTASFTRHHPNATMTKAKIAGNYVNSVLAKTESVRLGFDEAIMLDPQGYVAECTGENLFLVRNGVLYTPPSAAILEGITRDTLLQLAADLDIDLVEQPISRDQLYNADEVFVCGTAAEVIALREIDFRPIGAGCTGPVCRQLQEDFHQVVRGHHPRSAEWLEHVTATEVGYGHGV; this is translated from the coding sequence ATGAGCCAGTCGTCGCAATACGTTTGGATGAACGGCAAGCTGTTGCCGTACCAGGAAGCCACGCTGCATTTTCTGACGCCCGGTCTGCATTACGGGATCGGGGTCTTTGAAGGGATCCGCTGCTACAAGACCAGCGACGGCCCCGCCATCTTCCGCCTGGGTGACCACCTGGAGCGCCTGCTGCAATCAGCGCGGGTGCTGGGATTCATCGACCTTCCCTTCTCCCTGGAAGAGCTGACCGAGGCCACCAAGCAAGTGGTGGCCGCCAACGGATACGTCGAGTGCTACATCCGCCCGCTGATCTACCTGGCGGAAGGCGGATGGAACCTGAGCCTGGATTCGGGAGTGCCGCACGCCGGCATCGCGGTCTGGAAGTGGTCGAGCTACCTGGGCGAGGAGGCGCTGCAGAAGGGTGTGCGGGCGAATACCGCTTCCTTCACCCGCCATCATCCCAACGCCACCATGACCAAGGCCAAGATCGCGGGCAACTACGTCAACTCCGTGCTCGCCAAGACCGAGTCGGTGCGCCTGGGCTTCGATGAAGCCATCATGCTCGACCCCCAGGGGTACGTGGCCGAATGCACCGGGGAGAACCTCTTCCTGGTGCGCAATGGCGTGCTCTACACGCCTCCTTCGGCCGCCATCCTGGAGGGCATCACCCGCGACACGCTGCTGCAACTGGCCGCCGACCTCGACATCGACCTGGTCGAGCAGCCCATCTCCCGCGACCAGCTCTATAACGCTGACGAAGTCTTCGTGTGCGGCACCGCGGCCGAGGTCATCGCCCTGCGCGAGATCGATTTTCGGCCCATCGGCGCCGGATGTACCGGCCCGGTCTGCCGCCAATTGCAAGAGGACTTCCATCAGGTGGTGCGCGGCCACCATCCGCGCTCGGCGGAATGGCTCGAGCACGTGACCGCCACCGAGGTGGGCTACGGTCACGGCGTGTGA
- the ilvN gene encoding acetolactate synthase small subunit, whose protein sequence is MLNTFVVYVENKPGVLNRVASLFRRRAFNIESLTVGHTEQAGVSRMTITVEADEHAAQRIEAYLYKLVNVLHVQNVTALPAIFRDLAMIKVAADEHSRTHLMQLVTVFRARVVDVAPESMVIEITGTEDKIDGLLEVLRPYGVLEMVRTGRVGMSRGSKSYFSAAGQSQTTTAHSDFSEDVQCSV, encoded by the coding sequence ATGCTGAACACATTCGTGGTGTACGTCGAGAACAAGCCGGGCGTGCTGAACCGGGTGGCTTCGCTCTTCCGGCGGCGGGCCTTCAACATCGAGTCGCTGACCGTGGGGCACACGGAACAGGCGGGCGTCTCGCGCATGACCATCACGGTCGAGGCCGACGAGCATGCGGCCCAGCGCATCGAGGCCTACCTCTACAAGCTGGTCAACGTGCTGCACGTGCAGAACGTGACCGCGCTGCCCGCCATCTTCCGCGACCTGGCCATGATCAAGGTGGCGGCCGACGAGCACTCGCGCACCCACCTGATGCAGTTGGTCACCGTCTTCCGCGCGCGGGTGGTGGACGTCGCGCCCGAGTCCATGGTCATCGAGATCACCGGCACCGAGGACAAGATCGACGGCCTGCTCGAGGTCCTGCGCCCCTACGGCGTGCTGGAGATGGTGCGCACCGGCCGCGTCGGCATGTCGCGCGGCTCGAAATCGTATTTTTCGGCTGCCGGCCAGTCACAGACCACAACCGCGCACAGCGACTTCTCCGAAGACGTGCAGTGTTCGGTGTAA